In one window of Gossypium hirsutum isolate 1008001.06 chromosome A01, Gossypium_hirsutum_v2.1, whole genome shotgun sequence DNA:
- the LOC107934652 gene encoding serine/threonine-protein phosphatase 7 long form homolog isoform X2, which produces MLGGTKLDPTLISALVERWRPETHTFHLPCGECTITLEDVSLQLGLPVDGEVVTGPVLSTDWSETCEQLLGKVPNKFKGSRIEMKWLEDNFKTIEASASDVEKEQFARAFILKLIGGLLMPDKSRNLVHLRWLLLLADLKEAGRLSWGSAVLATLYREMCRATQPEKAKISGCMLLLQSWAWYRLPFLRPRVDLPYEFPLVIWWNNPARHSGIPIELEDIRLALDQQTEEEFVWMPYADPRIQECVPTEFLANRNIWHVKVPLIVFATVEIHESNRVMRQFGCMQRIPSSPQKLDDLHNIDLRGRLEEDWSTFHQKYIEIWQRRYDYLPSREPFLTPELATSPDYMDWFRHNGKPYLLSALERSRQRRRRRQRRGPINPRSGEHVAGRTTSAPAPHENSIVVQAPGEYFVQPPPTIPYYVPIPPTTPMYPVLSTILTFYPQSAYATPYNYPLIVSQIPSTTFFYQGGSSSQPPTHIRGDVRWATRTQTQSSTKEGDEVGDQHRCAREDEDEDDEEPPT; this is translated from the exons ATGCTcggggggactaaattggatcccACACTTATCAGTGCTTTGGTCGAAAGATGGAGACCGGagacacacacattccatcttccctgtggtgagtgtacaattacactcgaGGACGTTAGTTTACAACTCGGTCTACCGGTTGATGGGGAAGTTGTTACGGGGCCAGTGCTTAGTACCGATTGGAGTGAAACATGCGAGCAATTATTAGGGAAGGTGCCGAACAAGTTTAAGGGAAGTCGGATCGAGATGAAATGGTTGGAGGACAACTTCAAAACTATCGAGGCTTCAGCGAGTGATGTTGAAAAAGAACAATTCGCTCGCGCGTTCATCTTAAAATTGATCGGGGGTTTGCTCATGCCAGATAAATCTCGAAATCTGGTACATTTAAGGTGGCTGCTACTACTAGCTGACTTAAAAGAAGCGGGACGACTTAGTTGGGGATCAGCAGTGTTGGCGACATTGTACCGAGAAATGTGTAGAGCAACACAACCAGAAAAAGCTAAAATAAGCGGTTGCATGCTTCTTCTTCAATCGTGGGCATGGTATCGATTACCATTTTTACGCCCCCGAGTGGACCTCCCTTATGAATTCCCACTCGTAATatg GTGGAACAATCCCGCTAGACATAGCGGTATACCGATCGAGCTCGAGGATATTCGACTAGCTTTAGATCAACAAACCGAAGAGGAG TTTGTATGGATGCCATATGCGGATCCGAGAATTCAAGAATGCGTCCCGACTGAATTTTTGGCCAATCGCAACATCTGGCACGTTAAAGTGCCATTAATCGTTTTTGCAACAGTTGAGATACATGAATCCAACCGAGTGATGCGACAGTTCGGGTGTATGCAACGTATTCCGTCATCACCCCAAAAGCTCGATGACCTGCACAATATCGACTTGCGGGGGAGACTCGAGGAAGATTGGTCAACATTCCACCAAAAGTATATCGAGATTTGGCAGCGTAGGTATGATTACTTGCCATCACGTGAACCATTTCTCACACCAGAGTTGGCAACATCTCCAGATTACATGGATTGGTTCAGGCATAACGGCAAGCCGTATCTACTGTCGGCTTTAGAAAGGAGTAGGCAACGTCGCCGTAGGAGGCAAAGACGAGGGCCCATCAATCCTAGGTCAGGAGAACATGTCGCGGGGAGAACAACATCTGCTCCAGCTCCACACGAGAACTCGATTGTCGTGCAAGCACCCG GTGAATATTTCGTACAACCGCCACCCACCATACCGTATTATGTGCCGATACCGCCAACAACACCGATGTATCCGGTATTGTCTACAATTCTCACCTTTTATCCGCAGTCGGCCTATGCGACACCATACAATTATCCTCTGATAGTGTCGCAAATACCCTCAACAACGTTTTTTTACCAAGGTGGGTCATCCTCGCAACCGCCGACCCATATAAGAGGGGATGTACGATGGGCAACTAGGACCCAGACGCAATCAAGCACGAAGGAAGGAGATGAAGTTGGCGATCAACATAGATGTGCACGGGAAGATGAAGACGAGGACGATGAGGAGCCACCAACCTAA
- the LOC107934652 gene encoding serine/threonine-protein phosphatase 7 long form homolog isoform X1 — protein MANQLIHLDDKHISAVQLQMAKDRILETYINNLSEGASDVIYGHLRDAGFLYVARMLGGTKLDPTLISALVERWRPETHTFHLPCGECTITLEDVSLQLGLPVDGEVVTGPVLSTDWSETCEQLLGKVPNKFKGSRIEMKWLEDNFKTIEASASDVEKEQFARAFILKLIGGLLMPDKSRNLVHLRWLLLLADLKEAGRLSWGSAVLATLYREMCRATQPEKAKISGCMLLLQSWAWYRLPFLRPRVDLPYEFPLVIWWNNPARHSGIPIELEDIRLALDQQTEEEFVWMPYADPRIQECVPTEFLANRNIWHVKVPLIVFATVEIHESNRVMRQFGCMQRIPSSPQKLDDLHNIDLRGRLEEDWSTFHQKYIEIWQRRYDYLPSREPFLTPELATSPDYMDWFRHNGKPYLLSALERSRQRRRRRQRRGPINPRSGEHVAGRTTSAPAPHENSIVVQAPGEYFVQPPPTIPYYVPIPPTTPMYPVLSTILTFYPQSAYATPYNYPLIVSQIPSTTFFYQGGSSSQPPTHIRGDVRWATRTQTQSSTKEGDEVGDQHRCAREDEDEDDEEPPT, from the exons ATGGCAAATCAGCTTATTCATTTGGATGATAAGCACATCTCCGCCGTTCAATTACAAATG GCTAAAGATCGGATATTGGAGACGTACATAAACAATTTAAGCGAAGGCGCATCAGATGTCATTTATGGACACTTACGAGATGCAGGATTTTTATACGTGGCTCGCATGCTcggggggactaaattggatcccACACTTATCAGTGCTTTGGTCGAAAGATGGAGACCGGagacacacacattccatcttccctgtggtgagtgtacaattacactcgaGGACGTTAGTTTACAACTCGGTCTACCGGTTGATGGGGAAGTTGTTACGGGGCCAGTGCTTAGTACCGATTGGAGTGAAACATGCGAGCAATTATTAGGGAAGGTGCCGAACAAGTTTAAGGGAAGTCGGATCGAGATGAAATGGTTGGAGGACAACTTCAAAACTATCGAGGCTTCAGCGAGTGATGTTGAAAAAGAACAATTCGCTCGCGCGTTCATCTTAAAATTGATCGGGGGTTTGCTCATGCCAGATAAATCTCGAAATCTGGTACATTTAAGGTGGCTGCTACTACTAGCTGACTTAAAAGAAGCGGGACGACTTAGTTGGGGATCAGCAGTGTTGGCGACATTGTACCGAGAAATGTGTAGAGCAACACAACCAGAAAAAGCTAAAATAAGCGGTTGCATGCTTCTTCTTCAATCGTGGGCATGGTATCGATTACCATTTTTACGCCCCCGAGTGGACCTCCCTTATGAATTCCCACTCGTAATatg GTGGAACAATCCCGCTAGACATAGCGGTATACCGATCGAGCTCGAGGATATTCGACTAGCTTTAGATCAACAAACCGAAGAGGAG TTTGTATGGATGCCATATGCGGATCCGAGAATTCAAGAATGCGTCCCGACTGAATTTTTGGCCAATCGCAACATCTGGCACGTTAAAGTGCCATTAATCGTTTTTGCAACAGTTGAGATACATGAATCCAACCGAGTGATGCGACAGTTCGGGTGTATGCAACGTATTCCGTCATCACCCCAAAAGCTCGATGACCTGCACAATATCGACTTGCGGGGGAGACTCGAGGAAGATTGGTCAACATTCCACCAAAAGTATATCGAGATTTGGCAGCGTAGGTATGATTACTTGCCATCACGTGAACCATTTCTCACACCAGAGTTGGCAACATCTCCAGATTACATGGATTGGTTCAGGCATAACGGCAAGCCGTATCTACTGTCGGCTTTAGAAAGGAGTAGGCAACGTCGCCGTAGGAGGCAAAGACGAGGGCCCATCAATCCTAGGTCAGGAGAACATGTCGCGGGGAGAACAACATCTGCTCCAGCTCCACACGAGAACTCGATTGTCGTGCAAGCACCCG GTGAATATTTCGTACAACCGCCACCCACCATACCGTATTATGTGCCGATACCGCCAACAACACCGATGTATCCGGTATTGTCTACAATTCTCACCTTTTATCCGCAGTCGGCCTATGCGACACCATACAATTATCCTCTGATAGTGTCGCAAATACCCTCAACAACGTTTTTTTACCAAGGTGGGTCATCCTCGCAACCGCCGACCCATATAAGAGGGGATGTACGATGGGCAACTAGGACCCAGACGCAATCAAGCACGAAGGAAGGAGATGAAGTTGGCGATCAACATAGATGTGCACGGGAAGATGAAGACGAGGACGATGAGGAGCCACCAACCTAA